Proteins encoded together in one Bactrocera neohumeralis isolate Rockhampton chromosome 4, APGP_CSIRO_Bneo_wtdbg2-racon-allhic-juicebox.fasta_v2, whole genome shotgun sequence window:
- the LOC126755778 gene encoding uncharacterized protein LOC126755778 — protein MVNNNLWWHGPQWLTLDPIHWPVTKKSSDTTLELRPIKTFVNTTQEDILDRFSSLPKAIRVVAYLLRFCSNASPNKTQQSYTTLEITPEEFNTTRTKLIILSQKKYFQEEYEALTQKTSIPKKSTILTLNPLIDPKGIMRVNGRLSNSAALSYNERYPIILPYSSRLAKQLTKFTHLITLHGGNQLVLRLMRSEFWIPKLKTLIKSTIHQCKTCVLHKKRNTIHIMAALPTERTTLTRPFAATGIDFAGPYDIKNYTGRACLITKGYVCVFVCFATKAIHLEPVSDLTTNAFMAAFARFFSRRGCPADLYSDNGTNFVGASKLLIKDRREFMKSLKTQLTASEAHQNINWHFNPPGAPHMGGLWEAGVKSLKSHLKKVSQNQKFTFEELATLLTRIESCLNSRPLSPLSEDPTNLEPLTPGHFLIGTPLLIPAEPNLEDAHLSIAQRWQKLKILHQHFCKRWKEEYLKELHKDILTWPLKAVRSPFAAAKAAPHSLCDPSARLVASAHSPTKEPWQDACIALKRPFPPFERSVEIRIARPDVPSAVPLLEKNEEVPIAQPGVLSAVHQSERTNTSPVDCVKRP, from the exons ATGGTTAATAATAACCTCTGGTGGCACGGACCCCAATGGCTAACACTCGACCCAATACACTGGCCAGTTACCAAAAAATCAAGCGATACAACACTGGAACTCCGGCCAATCAAGACCTTCGTGAACACAACACAAGAGGATATCCTGGATAGATTCTCGTCCTTACCCAAAGCCATTCGAGTTGTAGCATATTTGTTACGATTCTGTTCGAATGCGTCACCCAATAAAACACAACAGTCATACACGACGTTGGAAATAACTCCAGAGGAGTTCAACACTACCCGCACGAAGCTAATTATTTTATCCCAAAAGAAGTATTTCCAAGAAGAGTATGAAGCCTTAACCCAGAAAACCAGCATACCcaaaaaaagtacaattttgACACTAAACCCTTTAATCGATCCCAAAGGAATAATGCGAGTTAATGGTCGGTTGAGCAATTCAGCGGCATTATCATACAACGAACGTTATCCGATTATATTACCCTATAGCAGTCGATTAGCCAAACAACTCACCAAATTTACCCATCTAATAACCCTTCATGGCGGCAACCAGCTAGTCTTACGACTTATGCGTTCGGAATTCTGGATACCGAAGCTGAAAACCCTCATCAAGTCTACCATTCATCAGTGCAAAACTTGCGTTTTGCACAAAAAGCGTAACACTATTCATATTATGGCAGCACTACCCACAGAACGTACCACCTTAACCCGTCCATTCGCAGCAACAGGAATCGATTTCGCCGGTCCCTATGACATAAAAAATTACACCGGCAGAGCATGTCTGATCACAAAAGGTTATGTATgcgtatttgtttgttttgcaacCAAAGCAATACATCTAGAGCCAGTAAGTGATCTCACCACCAACGCATTCATGGCCGCATTCGCACGTTTCTTTTCCAGGCGCGGATGTCCCGCCGATCTCTATTCGGACAATGGAACTAATTTCGTTGGAGCGtctaaacttttaattaaagatCGGCGAGAATTCATGAAGTCATTGAAAACTCAATTAACAGCTAGTGAAGCACACCAAAACATCAACTGGCACTTTAATCCTCCAGGAGCTCCACACATGGGTGGACTCTGGGAAGCAGGAGTGAAAAGTTTAAAGAGCCACTTGAAAAAGGTGTCTCAGAACCAGAAATTCACTTTCGAAGAACTAGCAACCCTTTTAACCCGAATCGAAAGTTGCTTGAATTCTCGCCCTTTAAGCCCATTAAGTGAAGACCCAACAAATTTAGAACCTTTAACTCCAGGTCATTTCTTAATAGGTACCCCTTTATTAATCCCAGCAGAACCTAACTTAGAAGATGCACATCTAAGCATCGCACAAAGATGGCAGAAACTGAAGATACTCCATCAACACTTCTGCAAACGATGGAAAGAAGAATATTTGAAAGAACTCCACAAAGATATAT TGACATGGCCCCTCAAAGCAGTACGAAGTCCATTTGCAGCCGCCAAAGCAGCCCCACATTCACTGTGCGATCCCTCAGCTCGACTCGTAGCATCAGCCCACTCTCCGACGAAGGAACCCTGGCAAGACGCCTGCATCGCTTTAAAGCGACCCTTTCCCCCATTCGAGAGGAGCGTGGAAATACGAATCGCACGGCCCGACGTACCATCAGCCGTTCCTCTATTAGAGAAGAACGAGGAAGTACCCATCGCACAGCCCGGCGTACTATCAGCCGTTCATCAAAGCGAACGCACAAACACGTCGCCTGTGGATTGTGTAAAAAGACCATAG